The window CAAGATCCGCACTGTCCTCACAGACAGAGCAGGTCTATGCCGCTTCGCAGGGAACCCCATCCTCACCATTCATCCGTCGCCTGCAACCATCCCTCACGGATCAAAAGGTCTTCACACCACCTGAGGAACAACGCCACACGCTCCCTCAGATGACGGACTCTTTCGGGGGAGAACAAGACCGAAGGGGCATCATCCGCAAGCATCCGATCGTTGAAAGCTTCATGGAACCAGCGAGCGGACTCTACGGGCATAAGCCCTCATAGAGCAATTTCAATGCCTTCCTCCCGGATCCATTCCCAATCTAATCGAAGAAGGCGGGTCTGACAACGTCAAGGCAACTCGTCCTGCTTCTCCCAACCGCGGGGCTGCCTTCGGGCGCGCGATCCCGATCGCGCTGGCCCAGGCAGCCCCACACCGTCGATCCCGTCAACCCGGCGGCCCGAAGGAATCCGCCTGCCCCAGCGCCCGACATCCATGCCCTCGGCGCTCCGACAGTAATCGGTTGGCTCTTCCCTTCCAATGATCGGGGATTGGGATGCCGTTCGGCAGCCCGCAGTGGCCCTGCGCGAACCGGTGGCCCAAGGAGGGGAGAGAACGATCGATGCGGGAAGCGCGGCTTCCCTCGCGACCTCCGACCGCCCCGAAGACAGAAAGGTTCGAAGCCGGAGCCCTCCCGCTGGCAAGCCGAGATTCATTTCGACCTTGTATTTGTTGTAGGAGCGGCTTTAGCCGCGACCTTTGCATCATCGAGAACCAGGGGTTCCGGGTTACCGAAGCGGCTTTCACTGCGACCCTTGCGTCATTGAAGACGAGGGTTCGGGGCTAAAGCCCCTCCTACAGAAACCATCTTTTTGTAGGAGCGGCTTTAGCCGCGACCCATCGCGGGATCGAAGACGCGAAGCCCGAGGTTGAAGCCCCTCCCATCCAAAGCGACCGATGGCGGCCTGGAGGGCAACGGTTCGGGACCAAAGTCCCTCCTACAAACAAGACCGATGTCTGTAGGAGCGGTTTTCGCCGCGACCCATCGCGGGATCGAAGACGCAGGGTTCGGGGCTGAAGCCCCTGTGTAAGCCGAAATTCATTTCGGCATCCCCGTTATCGCCGCGACCCCTGCGCCATCGAAGATGCGAGGTTTGGGGCGAAAGCCCCCTTACGCAAGCCGAAATTCATTTCGGCATCCATTCGGGATCAGCGCCCCTCCTCACAAGACGGGGATCTCAGGGGCGGGGCATCCTTCCCGGACGCCCCGCCCCTCCGGCGGATTCATCCCGCCTTCGGCGGATGGCGGTTGCGGAGCCGGTAGACCGCGAAGGTCAGCAGGGCGGCCGGCAGGACGAAGGGCCCGCCCAGCACCAGAACCCAGATGCTCAGATCCACCAGCGCCCGCATGATGATCCCCAGCACCTCCGTGGCCTCCCGGAACGTCTGCCCCGGATTCCAGACCACCGGGGTGGGGGTCGGCGTCGGCGTGGGGGTCGGGCGCATGGGCTCCAGGGTGACGGTGATCAGGGAGTAGGCCGAGCGGCCCTTCAGGAAGTTCATCCGCCCCTTCACCTGGGCGATCTCCCCCTCCAGCTCCCGCAGACGGGCCTCCACTTCCAGCGCCTCCTCCACGGATTTCGCTTGCTGGAGGAACTCGCGCAGGCGGGCGGCGGCCGCCTCCAGGTTGGCCAGGCGGGCCTCCAGGTCCACGTATTCCTGGCTCACATCCTGGCCGGAGGTGTTCTCGTCGGCCACCCGCAGGGCGATGCGCCGCAGCCGGCCCAGGGCCTCCTCGAAGCGCTCCGAGGGCACCGCGAAGGTCAGGGCGGCGTATTTCTCCCCCTCCTGGAACCAAGTGCGGCTGTTGAGGATGTAGCCCCCCAGGTCCGCCACCAGGCCCTCGATGCGGGTGAGGGCCTCATCCACGTGGGAGACGATGAGGCGCATCTCGGCGTTCTTGATGATCATGCGGGCGGCCGGGTTGGGGACCAGGCCGGGCGGGTTCACCCCGGGCGGCATCGGGGTGGCCGCCACACGGTCCCGGGCGGCGGCCCCTTCCTTCAACGGCTGGGGCGGCTGGGCGGCCGGCGCCCCTCCGGCGGACGGGGCCATGATCTCCCCTCCGGAGGCGGGGGCCCGGGGCTGCGCCGCCGGCGTGGGGGCCGCCCGCGGCGCGCAGGCGGCCATCAGCATCAGGACGAGCACGGCCATTCGCAGCGGGCGCATGGGAACCTCCTTTCCGGGGATGCCTTCAATCGAAGGACGTTCGGATCCCGATGCGGGTTCCATCAAGGCGCCGGTGGGGGAAGGGCCCCAGGCTCCGGCCTTCCACCTGTCGCGGGGCCGACGGCCTCAGGGGCTCCCGGGGCATCCGGCCCGGCGGAGGGCTTCTTCGGCCTCCTCCAGGGCTTTGCGGGTCTCCTCGTGCCAGCGAGGCGCAGCCTCCGGCGTGCGGAAGCGCAGCAATGAGCCGCCCGCTTTGAAAGCGATCATAACACGGATGGGCGCTTCCCGCCGGATCACGAGAAGCGGGGGCTTTTCCGCATGCGCGGTATGCCGTCCCCCTCAGCCCGGGCCCGGCCGATCGAATGGCGACGCGGGACGGGACTCCCACTAAAATGAAAAGGATCCACGGGAGGGCTCCCATGAGCGAACCCTGGGCGTTCTGCGACGAGGTGATCATTGAGGTCCAGGCCGGGAATGGAGGCGACGGGTGCGTCTCCTTCCGTCGGGAGAAATACGTGCCTCTGGGCGGGCCGGACGGCGGGGACGGCGGGAAGGGCGGGGATGTGATCCTGCGGGTGAACCCCCACCTGAACACCCTGGCCTATTACTACCGCCACCGCCGCTTCCGGGCGGAGGATGGCCGCCGCGGCCGCGGCGGCCGCAAAACCGGCGCCAGCGGCGAGGACCTCATCCTCGAAGTGCCGCCCGGCACCGTCGTCCGGGACGCCGACACCGGGGAGATCCTGGCGGACCTCACCGAGCCCGGGCAGTCCGTCGTGGTCGCCCGGGGCGGGCGGGGCGGGCGGGGGAACGCCGCCTTCGCCTCCCCCACGAACCAGGCCCCCCGCATCGCGGAGCGCGGGGAGCCCGGGGAGTTCCGCCGCCTCCACCTCGAGCTGCGGCTGCTGGCCGACGTCGGGCTGATCGGCAAGCCCAACGCCGGCAAATCCACCCTGCTGGCCGCCGTCACCGCCGCCCGCCCGAAAATCGCGGACTACCCCTTCACCACCCTCCACCCTCACCTGGGGGTGGTCGTCCTGGACGACACCGCCTCTTTCGTCCTGGCGGATCTCCCCGGCCTGATCGAGGGCGCTCACCGGGGCGCCGGCCTCGGCCTGGCCTTCCTGCGCCACGTCGAGCGCACCCGCGTCCTCATCCACGTGCTCGATGGCCTCTCCCCCGACCCCGTCGGGGATTACGAGGCCATCCGATCCGAGCTGGGCCACTACAACCCGGAGCTGCTCAAGCGCCCGGAGATCATCGCCTTCAACAAGATGGACCTGCCGGAGGTCCGGGCCCGATGGCCGGAGGTGGAGGCGGCCTTCGCCGCCCGCGGCCTCGTCGTCCATCCCATCTCCGCGGCCGCCCGGCAGGGAACCCGCGCCCTGATGTGGGAGGCGTGGAAACGGCTGCAGGAGACGCCGCCCCCGCCCCCGCTCCAGCCCACCGCCCCTCTCCTGCGCCGCGAAACGCCGATCCAGGTGGTCCGGGAGCGGGATGGCTGGCGGGTCCTGGGGACGGCGGCGGAGCGGGCGGTGCGGATGGCCCGCCTCGATTCCGAGGAGGGCCTCATGCACCTCCACCGCCAGCTGGAGCGTCTGGGAGTGATCGAAGCCCTGGAGAAAGCCGGGGTGCGGCCCGGGGACACCGTCTACATCGGCGATACGGTTCTGGAATGGGTGGACTGGGCGGATGTGGGGAAGCGATCGTGAGGCGATGCGGGTCAAATGAATTCGACCTGGAGCGGCCTGCATGCCGAATGAATTCGGCCTCTTGAGGCCTTCGGCCAACGGTCGGCCTGCGCCGACCGAAAAACGTTCCCCGCGTCGGCGAAGGCCGACGCCTGGCGCGTCGCGCCTGGAAAGGCCGATTTCAATCGGCGGGAAAGCCTTCGGCCAACGGCCGGCCTGCGCCGACCGAAGAATCCCCCTTTGCGTCGGCGAAGGCCGACGCTTGGCGCGGGGTGCGCCGAATGAATTCGGCCTCTTGAGGCCTTCGGCCGATGGTCGGCCTGCGCCGACCGAAAAACGTTCTCTGCGTCGGCGGGGCCGACGCCTGGCGCGTCGCGCCTTAAGAGGCCGATTTCAATCAGCGGGAAAGCCTTCAGCCAACGGCCGGCCTGCACCGACCCGTCTTCGCGTCGGCGAAGGCCGACGCCCGGCGCGTCGCGCCTTAAGAGGCCGATTTCAATCAGCGGGAAAGCCTTCAGCCAACGGCCGGCCTGCACCGACCCGTCTTCGCGTCGGCGAAGGCCGACGCCCGGCGCGGGGTGCGCCGAATGAATTCGGCCTCTTGAGGCCTTCGGCCGACGGTCGGCCTGCGCCGACCGAAAAACGTTCTCTGCGCCGGCGAAGGCCGACGCCCGGCGCATCGCGCCTTAAGAGGCCGATTTCAATCGGCGCGAAGGCCTTCAGCCAACGGCCGGCCTGCGCCGGCCAAAGACGTTCCCTGCGTCGGCGAAGGCCGACGCCCGGCGCGTCGCGCCCGGAAAGGCCGATTTCAATCGGCGCGAAAGTGGACGGCCCGTGTCTCACCCGCCGAGGTCCGGCGCGCCCATGAAGGCGAATCCCCCCTCGGCGTCGAAGTCTTCGGAGCGAGCCCGATGAAACGCCTGGGATTGCTGGGAGGGACCTTCGATCCTCCCCACTACGGACATCTGGTGCTGGCGGAGCAGGCCCGGATCCAGCTGCAGCTGGATCGGGTGCTGTTCATCCCCGCCGCGCAACCGCCCCACAAACCGGCGGCGGAGGTCACCCCCATCGCCCACCGCCTGAACATGCTGGAGCTGGCCATCGCGGGCAACCCCTTCTTTGAGATCTCCCGGGCGGACATCGATCGACCCGGCCCCCATTACACGGTGGACCTGCTGACGATCCTGCGGGAGGCTTACCCGGAGGCGGAGTTCTTCTTCCTGATGGGCTCGGACTCCTTGGTGGATCTCCCTCGCTGGCGGGATCCGCACCGCCTGATCCAGCTGACCTGGCTGGCGGTGATGCCGCGGCCCGGCTATGTGGTCCACATGCCGCTGCTGGAGCAGGCGCTGCCCGGGATCAGCCGCCGCCTGATCTGGCTGGACGCTCCCTTCCTGGACATCGCCTCCCACGACCTGCGCCGGCGGGTCCGACAGGGCGGCTCCATCCGCTACCTGGTCCCCCCGGAGGTGGAGGCCTACATCCACGCCCATGGCCTGTATCGAAACGCGGATCGACCTTCCGGCCCCTGAGCCCTTGGAGGAGGTCCAGCCCGGTGTCCCCGACGATCCAGCTGGTCGCCGTCCAGATGCGCTGGAGTGTGGCGGATGGGCGCTCGCCGGAGGCCTTCGCCGCCCGGATGGCCGCCTTGCTCCAGGAGGCGTGCGCCTCCCTGGATCCCCGGGCGCCGGCCCTGGTGGCCCTTCCGGAGGATGTCGGGCTGCTCGCCGCCCTGGCCGTCCTCCCCCCGGGGTTGATCCGTCAGCCCTCGATGGCGACGGCGATGGCCTTCGCCCTGCGCCGACGGCTCCTCCCCGCCCTCTACCGGCGTCTGCGCCACCGGGTGAGCTGGGCCCGCGCCCTTCTGCTGACGATCAACCCCCTCCTCGCCCGCCTCTATCTGGGGACCTTCTCCCGGCTGGCCCGCGCCCACCGGGTTTATCTCGTCGCCGGCTCCGCCCCCCTGGCCGACTACGACATCCGCGGCGGGGAGGTTCCCCGCGCATTGCGCCCACGCGGCGCGGCGGTCTACAACGCCGCCGCCCTCTTCGGCCCCGACGGCCGCCTCATCGGGCTCCAGCCCAAGGTCGCCCTCATCGACCTGGAAGGCCCCGCCGGGCTGGATCTCTCCTCCGGATCGCCGGAAGCGATCCGGGTCTTCGAGACCGAGGTCGGCCGCGTCGGGATCGCCGTCTGCCTGGACGCCTTCGTCCCGGAATCCCCGGTGCGGGAGCTCCTCGCCCGCCAGGGGGCGCAGATCCTGGTCCAGCCCTCGGCCAACCCGGGCCCCTGGACCCCCGAACAGCAAGCGGATTGGCTGCGGGGCGCGTGGGCGGCCACCGTGCAGGAGGGGCGCTTCGCCTATGCCCTGAACCCGATGATGACCGGGGCGCTGTTCGACCTGGCCTTCTACGGGCAATCCGCCCTCTTCGCCCGAGACGCGGGCCTCGCCCCCGAGGGGCGAGGATACCGGGATCTCGGGCCCATGCCCGGGTTCCTCGCTGTGGCCGCCACGGAGGACGGCGAGGAGATCCTGACGGCCCGCGTCCCCCACCCGGACGCGCCCCCGCTGTAGGGGGCTTCCACTTGATGGAGCAAGGGTCGCGGCTGCCACGTGGATGCCGGGTCGATGATCTTTTGCAGGAGGGGCTTCAGCCCCGAACCTCTGCCCTCCATGAGGCCGCCGGTCGCTTTTGACGGGAGAGGTTTCGATCCCAAGCCTCGCATCTTCGATCCCGCAATGGTTCGCGGCGAAAGCCGCTCCTGCGCATGGAGGCCGAAATGAATTTCGGCTTACATAGGGGACTTCAACCCCGAGCTTCGCGTCTTCGATCCCGCAAGGGTTCGCGGCGGAATCCGCTCCGACGGAATGGATTCCCCGCATTCGTGTATTCGTGTTCCCATTCGTGGACGGCCCCTTACCCCTCACCACCGGGATGCCGAAATGGATTTCGGCTCGCACACAGGGTCCAGGTCGCGGCGAAAGCCGCTCGTCCAAACTTCCGCCCCGGACCTTGCCGAATGCCTTCCACGCATATAAACTGGAGATGGAAAGAGGGGCCCGGGATTCGCCCCAGGCGGCGAGGATGATGGTCCGGCTGGAGACCCGGGAAGGACCGGTGACCCTGAACCTGCAGCCCGGCGCCCTCTCCCTTCACCTCTACGGGCGCGATGTCCTGGCCTATGATCGCGCCGGCCGCCTCTGGAGCGCCACCCTCGGGGAGCTCACCTACCGCCGCGGGCTCGACAACCGGATCCAGGCCATCTGGATGACCGCTGAAGGGCTCCGGCGTCGCTGGCTCTCCCGGGAGGAAGTCCGCGCCCTGGAGGAGGAGCTCGCCCGGCGGCTTCGGGAGTTGCTCCGCGCGCTCTCCACCCCCTCCCTCCGCTGGATCACCCCGCCTCCCAATCCGGAGGACTGGTTCCGCATCCTGGAGGCGCTCCGGCGAGCGGCCGCGATGGACTTCGAAGCCCTGGAGGCCGACGCGCGACGGTTCGCGGAGGTCTACGCCCCCATCGGGATCCTCCCCCCGGATCAGTATCTCTCCCTCGTTGTCCAGGCGACCACCGGCTGCCCCTTCAACACCTGCATCTTCTGCGGGTTCTATCGGTCGGTGCCCTTCCGGGTGCGCTCCCCCGAGGAGTTCGAGGCCCACCTGCATGCGATCCGCGACTTCTTCGGCGAGGGCCTGTGGATGCGGCGGACGATCTTCCTGGGCAGCGCCAACGCCCTCGCCATCCCGATGCCCCGCCTGATCGCCCTCCTGGAGCGTCTGCGACAAGCCTTCCCGCTGCAGGCCGATGGCCCCGGGCGCGGCTTCGCAGGGATCTACGCCTTCCTGGACGGCTTCACCGGGCTGCGGAAGACGGTGGGGGATTACGCGCAGCTGCGCGCCATGGGGCTGCGCCGGGTCTACATCGGCCTGGAGAGCGGGCATGCGCCCCTGCTGGAGTTCCTGCGCAAGCCCGCGACGGTGGAAGGGATGATCGAAACCGTGCGTCGGCTGAAGGCCGCCGGCCTCTCCGTCGGGGTGATCGTCATGATCGGGGTCGGCGGGGACCGCTTCGCCCATGGTCACGTGGAGGATACGCTGGCCGTCTTAAAGGCCATGCCGCTGGACCGACGGGATCTGGTTTACCTTTCGGACTTCGTGGAGATGCCGGGGACGCCCTACCGCGCGGCAGCGGAGGCCTGGGGGATCCGCCCCCTCTCCCCGGCGGAGCGCCGGGCGCAGGCCGAGGCCCTCCGCGCCGGCCTGCGCGCCTTGGGAGGGGAAGGCCCCCGCGTCGCTCCCTACGCGCTGGAGGCATTCGTGTACTGAACCGATGTAACGGCGCCGTAACTCCCTTAAGGACAGATCAGGAAGTCCAGGACAGCCCGCCCC is drawn from Thermoflexus hugenholtzii and contains these coding sequences:
- a CDS encoding DUF4349 domain-containing protein, whose amino-acid sequence is MRPLRMAVLVLMLMAACAPRAAPTPAAQPRAPASGGEIMAPSAGGAPAAQPPQPLKEGAAARDRVAATPMPPGVNPPGLVPNPAARMIIKNAEMRLIVSHVDEALTRIEGLVADLGGYILNSRTWFQEGEKYAALTFAVPSERFEEALGRLRRIALRVADENTSGQDVSQEYVDLEARLANLEAAAARLREFLQQAKSVEEALEVEARLRELEGEIAQVKGRMNFLKGRSAYSLITVTLEPMRPTPTPTPTPTPVVWNPGQTFREATEVLGIIMRALVDLSIWVLVLGGPFVLPAALLTFAVYRLRNRHPPKAG
- the obgE gene encoding GTPase ObgE; the protein is MSEPWAFCDEVIIEVQAGNGGDGCVSFRREKYVPLGGPDGGDGGKGGDVILRVNPHLNTLAYYYRHRRFRAEDGRRGRGGRKTGASGEDLILEVPPGTVVRDADTGEILADLTEPGQSVVVARGGRGGRGNAAFASPTNQAPRIAERGEPGEFRRLHLELRLLADVGLIGKPNAGKSTLLAAVTAARPKIADYPFTTLHPHLGVVVLDDTASFVLADLPGLIEGAHRGAGLGLAFLRHVERTRVLIHVLDGLSPDPVGDYEAIRSELGHYNPELLKRPEIIAFNKMDLPEVRARWPEVEAAFAARGLVVHPISAAARQGTRALMWEAWKRLQETPPPPPLQPTAPLLRRETPIQVVRERDGWRVLGTAAERAVRMARLDSEEGLMHLHRQLERLGVIEALEKAGVRPGDTVYIGDTVLEWVDWADVGKRS
- the nadD gene encoding nicotinate-nucleotide adenylyltransferase produces the protein MKRLGLLGGTFDPPHYGHLVLAEQARIQLQLDRVLFIPAAQPPHKPAAEVTPIAHRLNMLELAIAGNPFFEISRADIDRPGPHYTVDLLTILREAYPEAEFFFLMGSDSLVDLPRWRDPHRLIQLTWLAVMPRPGYVVHMPLLEQALPGISRRLIWLDAPFLDIASHDLRRRVRQGGSIRYLVPPEVEAYIHAHGLYRNADRPSGP
- a CDS encoding carbon-nitrogen hydrolase family protein, with product MSPTIQLVAVQMRWSVADGRSPEAFAARMAALLQEACASLDPRAPALVALPEDVGLLAALAVLPPGLIRQPSMATAMAFALRRRLLPALYRRLRHRVSWARALLLTINPLLARLYLGTFSRLARAHRVYLVAGSAPLADYDIRGGEVPRALRPRGAAVYNAAALFGPDGRLIGLQPKVALIDLEGPAGLDLSSGSPEAIRVFETEVGRVGIAVCLDAFVPESPVRELLARQGAQILVQPSANPGPWTPEQQADWLRGAWAATVQEGRFAYALNPMMTGALFDLAFYGQSALFARDAGLAPEGRGYRDLGPMPGFLAVAATEDGEEILTARVPHPDAPPL
- a CDS encoding radical SAM protein, with amino-acid sequence MMVRLETREGPVTLNLQPGALSLHLYGRDVLAYDRAGRLWSATLGELTYRRGLDNRIQAIWMTAEGLRRRWLSREEVRALEEELARRLRELLRALSTPSLRWITPPPNPEDWFRILEALRRAAAMDFEALEADARRFAEVYAPIGILPPDQYLSLVVQATTGCPFNTCIFCGFYRSVPFRVRSPEEFEAHLHAIRDFFGEGLWMRRTIFLGSANALAIPMPRLIALLERLRQAFPLQADGPGRGFAGIYAFLDGFTGLRKTVGDYAQLRAMGLRRVYIGLESGHAPLLEFLRKPATVEGMIETVRRLKAAGLSVGVIVMIGVGGDRFAHGHVEDTLAVLKAMPLDRRDLVYLSDFVEMPGTPYRAAAEAWGIRPLSPAERRAQAEALRAGLRALGGEGPRVAPYALEAFVY